The genomic stretch attgttggggtttggtgccccttgcacagcggaagtcatgcaaaaacaaataaatcagatctacagatctatttgaccgattatgggattaattatctacatgttaaacaatcaattgcatacaagaacgcacacaattcatgtaaaaggaattaaaacctagttcatgaatttcctacggtttagaattactgatctgattctccaaagaatcgacgattgcttgtgccttctccacatgaagatcttcgtactcaaccacgaatcttccaatctttatcccgaactcagaatctaacCTTTGGGTGGGTaaagcttatcagaatcgaaaatggcttgattagaaagaagacataatatcagttttctcaaaaactgatttttcgtccactcccagaggggagcacgaaaattaatgtgTTAATTCACTCttaatcttctttctaatctccttttatatagagttattatgggccagattagggatccatgaaggttggacttgggccaaacctgttagacttttactaattaaattgagcctcaatttaatacaagtccaatagaatattattatcatccactatagtataataatattgactgccgtccaatcccaaattacgagtaatccgggctttacctctttaatttattatttcccgtgtttaagatataaatatccattaattaatttaagtctgctatttgactttaattaattaatatctttttccaagagttgtctagttcaaaatctttatttattattctggaataaattccaactggccggGTTtcagaataataaaacctttttcgaacacctcttgaggatattatcaaactgaaCTCACCcaacacacgattcattgcaataacaatactagcacctctagacataaatcaccactacccaagatatcaggattcttggattgcgaaaaatccgcaccatttgataaatcaaagtagtgcataatcaatatcatatgctcaatgttatgtcaacaatgattaagaaataacaatcaccgaaaccgcgtctttcagtaaatagcaagaaagacttatctcaactgttagatccttcagtgatATACCACACCtatgtcgtttatttcctaaggtaaggaaatatgcggactgacactgcaacctttcacgataggtagccaaagcctatctaggttgtgaaattctatttctcttctacaaaggaccgactgcgtcaccttctgtgaacgtcgttcacgaccagtctactatgcagaagaattagacttatttgcttcttatacatttaaatgtttgagaaacatcttataaatgcataagcaaacaccaatgcgataaaattaattcttctcgccttgggttaaaagtggattgtagagtttattgtatataagcaattctatccgtgcaacatgctcgaaatatgcttttcagtatatcAATCCTAACAAGGGCTTCATCGTGGAGGGCTACATGGAACGGACAGTCTTCGTACCAAGTGTCTGGGCCTTCTGGCCAATATGTTGTCAACATGCGCGATTTGACTTGTTCCTGCAGATTGTGGCAGCTAACCGGAATCCCGTGCACGCATGCTATCGcaacaatcaacaagaatggCGACGACGTGACGAGAATGTCCTCTACCCCATCAATGGGGTAGCCAGTTGGCCGAAGAGTACTGTAGATGGTTCAGTGGAATTGGCGTCCCCGAGGTCAAAGCGACAGTGTGGTAGGCCGAAGAAACTGAGACGTGAGGAGCCCCAGATTCGTCTTCATGCAGATGGAGGTGAGTCATTGCGTCGCACCTTCGTGATGAAATGTCGTCGGTGCGGTCAAGAAGGTCATAATAGGAGGACATGCAGCAATGATCCTCGGACAGATGCCCGTTCTCAGGTTGGGGAGACTTCGCGTGAACTTGGTGACAGTACTTTACCTGAATCGTCAAACAATCCCCAACGCCAAGAGGTACTATGCAATAAGCATATGCAACTATATTATGTAATTGTACACAGTGCTTAAGCATGTAAACTTACTACACTATTAATTGTTGCAGCCTAATGTTTCGAATCCGAGACCAAGCACTCAGAAAAGGACTCAGCCTCAGAGATGCGGCGCCGCGGTGATCAAGATTGATGGCCTTTACTTAATCTTAAAACGTTGTGTTTGTTTGGGATGGGTGAACAATTTGTGGCagtgatgatgatatgatatgtatGTTTTGTATGGTACAGACTATTTTGTAACAGACTAGTATTTTTGTGGAAGTATAGTTCGGTGGAAAAATATCAGGAAAAATTTTGGTGGTATTTTTGTGGATAGCGTACTTCGTCGGTTtgtgatttcaatcatatttgAGTAACTTCATTCGTGTTTTCAGGCATAGATAAAAACAAAACGCTTTCATTCAATCAACATCAGGcgtttgtgatttcagtcatagtcgggtagtattcatttgtgtacatggtttgtgatttcagtcatagttgtGTAACCCCATGCGTGATTTCAAACATAAATGAAAAATTTTGGTGGTATTTTTGTGGATAGCGTACTTCGTCGGTTtgtgatttcaatcatatttgAGTAACTTCATTCGTGTTTTCAGGCATAGATAAAAACAAAACGCTTTCATTCAATCAACATTAGGCGTTTGTGATTTCATTCATAGTTGGgtagtattcatttgtgtacatggtttgtgatttcagtcatagttgtGTAACCTCATGCGTGATTTCAGACATAAATGAAAACCAACAAAGCAAAGCGTAGTCGATCAGGATCAGAAATGAACGACGGAGCGAACACGACATAGCATTGTTATAACAGTAGAAAAATTACAATACATAACAACAAGATTGTGATTTTTAAGCGTCAGAGAGTTGTTGCCATCTGACCAATTTTCACCGCCAATGCGTCACACTCTTCAGTTTTCATACCCAGTTGTAGCTTCAAGTCTTCAAACTCCACGGTTTTCAAGCGCAATTTCTCGTGCAGCACACCTTCGAGTAGAGATTTGCTTCAAAGTTCAGCTTCGAATTGGTCTCGCTCAAGTTTCACTCTCTGAAAATAACTGTCTTGACTTGGGGATAGACTCGCATCAAACCATCGAAAAAACTTGCAGTCATCGTCCTGCATAATAATTTCTCATTAATCTTTATGCCAACAAAATTAATGGACAACACGATCAAAATACATGCTTTTAACCTTCCATATAGGGCAGCGATAGTAACGTCTACCCGGGTTAGCAGCCGTCCTAGATGTCACGAGCTCAGCCTCAAGATCGTGATTACACTTCACAATTTCGGGACGAGGTCAATTCCAATTGAAGCTTGAGCCGAAcgattgagaagaagaagaagaagaagaagaagaagaagaagaagaagaagaagaagaagaagaagaagaagaagaagaagaagaagaagaagaagacattgcgtAACGACCTGAATTCAATTCGACAGTACAAAATTCAAATCAGCAATGCAATTTCGCCGAAGTATAGCAGATAGAACCTAGCACATTGCACAAAAACTAAAATCATTCTTCCGCCCAAATGCATACTTCAACCAAGTAGGCGCAAAATTTTCCACACTTAAAATTCCAGCTGAAATcgaccaagaattgcaaaatacTTTTTCAGATGTCCGACGGTAACcatacaacaaaaaaatcaaccaaCAATTGCAAAATCCTCGTTGATACCCTAAATTCAGCAAAATCCAGATGAAATCCCCTAAATTCCAGATCCCGAACAGCTGGAGAAGATATGAAATCCTCTAATTTGCCCGATGCCGAAGAAGTCAAAATCGCCTATTATGTTTTGAGAGGGAAATATGAATCCagtaaaaattgaaaacggTAGATGAAACTGTAACGACCCAAGACTTTGGAAACTTTTTGCGggcttaattaatttttgtcgGTTTTTTATGCGAAGGAGTGTTGAAGTATTATTAAgaaacttcccaaaaaaaaaaaaaaaaaaaatatatataaaatttttttaaatctatgTTTGAAGTTTAAAGGAATCGAGAATAGATGAAATAATTGtcgttgtttttttttatatccgaTCGTGATCAAAAAGAATAAATCCAAAACAAAAGTTGTAATGTCCGGTACAGGTATCGGAAGTCCGATAAAGTCAAAATTGTACAAGGCGATCAAATCCTAATCTTTACACTtataggagagagagagagagacatgcGAGTCTCGGGCAGCCGTCCGACGACCCCTTTCGCATCTAATTGAAGTTCAACACGTCCCCAAGAATCACCATAATCACTCCAAATCCCTGCCCATCGAATCAAATCCCCATTTGAGATGACCACCATCAAATCAAATCCCTATTAAGATGTGGGTAAGATCTTTGAGATCTCATATTTATTACTTAGTGTCTAATCAAAATCTAGAGGGATTTTTCTCCCCAAGTGGGCAATTAATGCCAAAGTGTCCAAGTGAATCTTGGAGGAGCTCAATGTAGACATGGAATTTAAGAGATTAGACATGGAAGTTAAGAGCATTTAAGATGGAAGATCACATCATCACTTTACCAAAAATGAAGGCAACAAATATATATAGCCAAACATTCCTTTTCATCCAAACATCACTTTCACTACACTTAACCAAAAACACACACGAGGAGCAAGGGAGGGCACTTTTTTCTTCAAGACACACACTACCTTTTACAAGGTAAACTCCACACTCCCATCCTTACACCTTCACGCATTTCATGCTTAGAATGAGAAAACATGAACCATGACATAGAATAATTTTGTTTCCTACAAGCAAGCATGTAAACTCAACACTTAAGCCTCTTTCACAGCATCCTTATAGAATCGTTCGCAATAGTTCTTCACAACTGtaaataataaatgaatatatatacgAAGGGTTTTAATCTCAGAATCTGCCAAACTCAAACGATAATCACATAAGTGAAATGAGCCTAACAAgttaagaaaagaaagaagggAGTAAAGATCTTAGCTTTAAGGGGCGGCTGTCCCGCGAACCCGTGAAGGACTGCCCGCGACTGCCTGACAAGTTCGAGCTGCAACAGAGGGCGAGCAGCAGCACGGCAGCGGTGGTTGGCGTCGGCGTTGGCGTCGGCGTCGACGCAAGGAAACCGCGTCGGCTACGTGACAGCAGcgccgagagagagagatgcaGTTTGTCCACTGCATGGAGGAGGCTGGAGAGAGGAGGTGAGCCGCTGCAAGTACAgcagcggcgacgacggcgTGCGTACGggagaagaaggagaaagagGAGAGAGATGGGAGGCGGCCGCAGGTGGCGGGGACGGCGGCGGCCGGTTACGCCGGCAGGGCAGGTGGCGGCGGCAGTTGGGGTGTAGAGAGAAGGTGGAGCCTTTCACACTTCAATTAGGATTCACAATTGGGatctaaattttgaaaaagaGAAAGAGGGTTGACCGATCCTTTTCACTTCTTATTTTCTTGTTGGACTCAAGTCCTTGTTGGGCAAATCATTCTGGGCTAGGAGTAAGTGAGTTGGGCCAGAGAAATAAATTAACTTGAGCCCATTTTTCCTTTTGTAAATAGATGGGGCTGCTGAAATTGTTTTAAAAGAGGCCCAATTCCGGAAATTAATTAACTTTGGGCTGAGAAATGAAGGAAATCTTGGCCCAATTTCGAAAATAAGATCTTAGAAGAAGAATTAATGTGAAATCTTAGCCTAAGTTTTAAGTTAAGGTTTATTTAAGTTTTTAtacaattaattaaagtataaaGACTCAAGTTTTTGAAGCACGAGATTAGGAGAAGAAGAAGCATAAAATAGAATGCATCATCAAGTTGTTATATCTCCGTAAAGCTAAAGTTAGCTTGACTTTTCTTTTTCCAAAAAGGGAAAAACTTACGAGGAGAATAACACCGAGAAGCAAGGAACTAAGATCTAGAAACCTTGAGAAGTATACAAGGTgaacttttctatcctacatactaatgtggaaATAAAAATGCAAGTTATATTTTTGAAgtgatatttttatgaaaatgccTAACTTATGTTTGGTATTTATTCAAGtaatgttgtcttgccataaatattttgtgtatgatgcctatctgtttggcgaaggccaagaaaatattatttcgaattcgggtcctagcaaggggagagtccctactcggactagtgtacacgtggACTGTGTGTCATCGAGAGGGTTGGCCGGTCCGGTGACCGTGGAAAGTGGCCACTTTCCCGGTTCACAAGATATTGCAGATATGGCGAATTAcaaaagaacttagactgatcagtcgaattttTTTTAGTACTAGAAATTtggtaagctcgggccttttaagataAATCCCTGAGTATtgctgtgatgatggcttgacaaaattttcaattgtataattgtatctttcggcaatgtgttcactgagtacctttgtactcagccctgcatatatttctaaatgtgcaggttgagctgcgAAATGGGGGAGTAAGTGCTGAAGAGAGAAGTCATTTAGTCCAgtccaaaaaaaaataagactctcggaggttcatgtcttcatacatgaaaCCGTGTTCTTTTGTTTCCGTTGTGCCACTTCGAAAGACTAAAGTTCATCTCGTTTAAAGACTCTGATAGTTGAATATGTATGAACTTCCACTCGATTCTGCACGATCGAGTATATTCTATCCTAAGTATTTTCATTAAACTCTTACAAGCATGCAGTTGAGTCTTGACTTTATTTTTTCCCCTATTTCTTTTCCCCACTCCTTATACCCCCCCTAGTCGCGGTATTCCGggttatgctatccttagcaagcgcggtcgtgacagagtggtatcagagcgttCGTTTACGCCCTGAACCCGAGAGTATTCTTTGGAAATCTTCGGTCTAGCCTCGTTCCACTAGactattcaaaaaaaaaaaaaaaaaaactctcagcactcccaccaatcgcACTCAACCAAGAAAAGGTAACTTGTTCATTTGTCAAAAGACAAAaagaatttttgatgttagagcAAGTTCCTGTTTACTTtgataatcattttttttagtaGTACGAACTAGAAAAAGAACTTAGGACTATCATTTACCATCGCTTTCCTAAGCGAGGAAAATGATAAGAATATCGCGAGCAATAAACGCCGAATCTAGCAAAAGCAAGAGTACAAAGAGATGTTCTAAGTCGCAAGCGACGGTGATCTTTCACGATCCAATGCAAACATAAATTTAAGGCATTTCCCGATGCCTGATAATGACATAATATGAGTACGACCTATAGGGGCAGCTTAGAATTAGCATTCATGTCACGTTTATTTTGCTTTATATGCATACTTATGTACGATTTTCGAGGGGCCTGATCGACGAACGCTATCTTGTAGATGGTGTATCCGACCCCGGAGGACATTATTTTCGAGTACCTGACTTTCATGATGGCCGTTGGGGACGACCTTGGGATATTCCTCGCCCACTTTCGCTGGTTATGGGAGAGAGCATACCAGGTTGGTGTGACGCACTATGATGGCGTCATGAGACTTATCAGACTGCTACCCCAGGACTGGCAGGGTTGGGCTATGGAGAGGTCGCGAGACTACACCTTTAGTCTTGAGCCATTCTTGGATATCATAGGTGATTTTCCCCGGTTCCTGGCGGAGATTCACATATGTTTTATCCTGAATGGCCAGGCACCCAGAGGACCTTACATATTACCAGGCGACCTCGTTCCAGTGGGAGTTCCAGCTGCTCCTGAGCAGCCGTGCCATCCCACTCCTCCAGCAGGAGTTCCAGCCGCTCCAGAGCAGCCATACCATCATCCCGGGACAGTAGCCCCACCTCCGTCGCCTACCACACTTGGGCGTCGGGCACGAGGTGAGTTTGAGGCAGGATCATCCCGTTCCCCTATGGATGAGGAGGGCTACTCCCCGATTAGGGCATTCCCAGCACAGAGCTCACCAGGAGGAGACGCGACAGATTCAGAGGCTAGAGAGCTGCGAGCTGTAGCTGCAGAGAAGCGTAGGAAGGGCAAGGCCCCAGTCACTTCGGCAGCAGGGGAGGAGTCGACTGACCAGGAGATCCGCGTAGGCACTACCCTCCTACAGCCTCTACCCATTCCGTCGGAGACTCACACTGCTACCCCACCGGTAGAGGTGATTCATACCATTCCCAGTCACCCGACATCTACTGCAGTGGAGCGTAGGCTCATTACCTGGGCGATACGCCACTATGGAGAGGTGACCCGTAGCCAGCATGCTTCCGGAGGTAGCCCTGCGATGGCCATTCAGCTAGATGACAGCTCAGAGGAGGAGGATCCAGATGAGGATTTGGAGTATGAGGCGGCCGCTAGTACTACGGGCTCGTCGACTTGACAGTAGTTTAGCTATGATGCCATCTATGTACCACCAGAAACGGATCCGTTATGAGACTGTTCTGGTGTATGTTTTAtgattagtagtagtagtagtacttttgTGCCACGGAAACATTTGTGCCAGTGTTCCGTGACTAGACCTCTTTTGTTGACAATCTGTTTAGTAGCAGATTTATTTCTTTTGCGACACCGAGAACTGgtgtacaaaaaaaaaaaaaaaaaaagtcctCTACGAAGGCAAATTTTTCCTATGTATATGATAACATCATCTTTTATCATCAGTGCGTTTTGtggtgtttattttttttttatttttttttctttctccacAAGCATGAAACGAAGCTATATCACATACTATTCCTCAAGGGAATGTGTGAGTGACTTATATAATAATGTTTTCATCTTTATAGAATGCCGCCAAGGAGAGCTGGACAACcccgaggaagaggaagagggagagggagaggacgTGGTAGAATGCCGCAGCCCGAGCAGGGCGGATTTGAAGAGTGGCGCGCAGCAACACCACCACCTCCccctccaccacctccaccagcTCCGATACCCGACCGGAGGGTCGAAGAAATATTTCTGAGACAGAATCCGCCAGTTTTTAACGGAAGGGGTGACCCAACTGAAGCCGAAACATGGATACGTGCACTCGAGCGCATATTTGATTTTCTGCGATGCACAGACCAGGAGCGTCTGGCGTGTGTGTCATTCCAGTTATCAGGGTCCGCAGACTTTTGGTGGGAAGCACGCAGAAAGACAATGACTCCACAGCAGCTGGCAAACATGACTTGGGAGCAGTTCAAAGAAGGAATCTATGAGAAGTACATTCCCAAGagttatagaaagaaaaaggaaatagagTTTTACAACCTGAAACAGGGACGAATGTCAGTAACAGACTACGACCGTGCTTTCTGTGATATGTCCCGATATGGACCTGACCAAGTAGATACTGAAGTGAAAATGGCCGAGAAATTTTGTGCAGGTCTGAGGCATGAAATAAGAATGGCGTTGGCTAGCCACGGCGGACTATCTTATCCTGAAGCTCTGAGCCGAGCTCTAGACATTGAAGCGGCAATGCCTGGAGAGAAACCCACCCCTACTGCTGCATCCTCACAATCGCAGACCCCATCTCAAGCTCCAAGGGACAAGAGAAAGTGGGAAGGGAATCGGAATCAGTCGGAACAGAAGAAACCATGGCCTGGGCAAAACCGTCCATAGGACCCTGCGCGGCAACCCAATTCTTACCCCGCAGGAGGCACTCAGTCAAAGTCCACCCCATGTCCCAAATGTAACAGGATGCATAGCGGAATTTGTAAGGCAGGGGAAGATACTTGCTATGCATGTGGAAAAAGCGGCCACTTCGCCAGAAACTGTCCAAATAAGTCTCCAGCAATGGGTGCAAGACCCAACACGTCAGCACCGCGGCAACAGTTACGGGCTCTACAGGCGGAACCGCAAAA from Salvia splendens isolate huo1 chromosome 4, SspV2, whole genome shotgun sequence encodes the following:
- the LOC121800906 gene encoding uncharacterized protein LOC121800906; translation: MPQPEQGGFEEWRAATPPPPPPPPPPAPIPDRRVEEIFLRQNPPVFNGRGDPTEAETWIRALERIFDFLRCTDQERLACVSFQLSGSADFWWEARRKTMTPQQLANMTWEQFKEGIYEKYIPKSYRKKKEIEFYNLKQGRMSVTDYDRAFCDMSRYGPDQVDTEVKMAEKFCAGLRHEIRMALASHGGLSYPEALSRALDIEAAMPGEKPTPTAASSQSQTPSQAPRDKRKWEGNRNQSEQKKPWPGQNRP